In Amycolatopsis sp. FBCC-B4732, the genomic stretch GGGCCTGGGCGGGGTCGACTTCGACGAAGCGGTGTTCGGCCACGTCGACCGGGCGCTGGAGGGCCGGCTGTCGCAGATCGACCCGGACGCCCCGGGCGCGGTGGCGGCGGTCGTGCGGCTGCGGCAGGAATGCGTACTGGCGAAGGAAGCCCTGTCGGCGGACACGGAAGTGGCTGTTCCGGTGCTGCTGCCGTCGGTGCAGACGGAGGTCCGCCTGACCCGCGGCGAGTTCGAGGAGATGATCCGCCCGTCCATCACGGCGACGCTGGGTTCGCTGCACCGCGCACTGCGTTCGGCGAACCTGCGCCCGGCCGACCTCGGCACGGTCCTGCTGGTCGGCGGCTCGTCCCGGATCCCGTTGGTGTCCCAGCTGGTTTCGGCGGAACTGGGCCGCCCGACGGCGGTGGACATCCACCCGAAGTACGGCGTCGCCCTGGGCGCGGCGGCCCTGGCTTCGGGCCGCTCGGCCGTGGTCCAGCCCCCGGCCCCGGCGCCCGTAGTCCCTTCGCCCCGCGAGGAAACTCGTGCGATGGCCATGCCGGAGTTCGGCGCGGGCGCACCGCCGCCGGCGCTGGGACGCGGGAAGCCCGCCGGCCCCGGCCGCCGAGCCTCCCGCCGCGGCGTGGTGGTGGGCCTGTGCGCGATAGCGGTGGTGGCGATCGGCGGGGTGGCGGTGGCGGTCAGCAGTTCGGGCGGCGGCCCGTCGGGAAGCACCCCGCCACCGTCGACCAGCCCGGCGAGCGACACGGCGTCGCTGGTGACGCTGCCACCCGCGGAGACCCCGCAGACGACGCACGCGACGGCAGCGCCGCCACACACGAACCCGGCGGCCACGACGCGCCGGAAGACCCCGCCGAGGACGACCACGCCGACCAAGACGACGACGCCGACGACAACCACGACCCCGACAACGACGGCGACCCCGACAACCTGAGCCTGCCACCGCCTCGCGGCTTGGCTGCGGCGCCCCAGCAGGTGGGCAGGCGGGCAGGCGGGCAGGGCGATCCGCAGCCAACGCCGGGCCTGGCCGGGTGCCAGACTCGGCGCCGGGCCTTGCGATTCGCTGCGTGCGACCGGCACCCGGTGTCTTGGTTGTGGCGATCGGAGCGCGGCGGTCCGGCTGGGCGATTCGCCGCCGGGGGTCGGCGCTGGGCCTGGCGATTTGCTGCGTGCGATCCGCACCGGTGCCTTGTGGCGATCGGAGCGCGGCGGCTCGGCCGCACAACCCGCCGCCTCCGGTCGAGGCTTCACGACCCTGTCCAGCCTTCCCCCGCCCAGGATGTGAGAGATTTTCCAGCCCATGGAGTGAAGTCCCGCATCCCGCCGTTGACCAGCACCTCTTGCCACCCGCAACTGGACCGGGTGATCTTCCTCCGGTCCGCACCGCCGCGACCCTCCACCGCGGCCTGGCAGCTCGCGCTCCTCGCCGCCGTGCAGGTCTGCGCCATGAGCGTCTGGTTCTCCGCCTCCGCCGTCGTCCCCGCGCTGCGTGCCGAATGGGGGCTCTCGCGCGAGCACACCATCCTGCTGACCGCCGCCGTCCAAGTCGGGTTCGCCGGTGGCGCCGTAGTCTCCGCCGCACTGAACCTCGCCGACCGGATCCCTCCTCACACGCTCATCGCGGCCGGCGCGATGCTTGCCGCGCTCACCACCGCCGTCCTGCCGTGGAGTGCGCACGGGCTCGTCGTCCCCCTCCGGTTCGCCACCGGCTTCGCGCTGGCCGGGGTCTATCCGGTCGGCATGAAGGTCGTCGTGTCGTGGTTCCCCCGGAAGCGTGGGCTCGCGTTGGGCGCACTCCTCGCCGCCCTGACCGTCGGCTCGGCGCTGCCGAACCTCCTCGCACCGCTCGACTGGCGGGCCGTCCTCCTCTGCGCCGCCGCGCTGGCGACGATCGGCGCTGCCGTGTCGGCCCTCTTCGTCCGCGAGGGCCCGGAACGCGCGCCGTCACCGCCGTGGCGCCCGCGGTACCTGCTGCGGATGGTGGCCGACCGGCGGCAACGGCTGGTGTGCCTCGGCTACTTCGGGCACATGTGGGAGCTCTACGCGCTGTGGGCGTGGCTGCCCGCCTACCTCGCCGCGACCGGGAGGCCCAGCGGGGTGACCGCCTTCGTCGTCATCGGCGTCTGCGGAGCGGCCGGGTGCCTGCTCGGCGGCGCGCTCTCGGACCGGTGCGGCCGGGCGGTCGTCGCGATGGGGGCCATGGTCGTCAGCGCCGGCTGCGCCGTGCTCTCCGCCGCCGTCGCCGGGACCGTCCTCCTGCTGGTCTGGGGCGTCGCCGTGATCGCCGACTCCGGGCAGTTCTCCGCCGCGCTCGCCGAGACCGCCGATCCGCGGTACGTCGGGACCGCGCTCACCGCCATGACGGCGTTCGGGTTCCTGCTCAGCGCCGGCACGATCCAGCTGCTGCCGCTCCTGGCCGACGCCGTCGGGTGGCGGGCCGCCGTGCCCGTGCTCGCGGTCGGGCCCGCGCTCGGTGCCGCCGCGATGCAGCGCCTGCGCCGGTAACCTCGCGGCATGGCGGCGGAGCACGTGATCGTGACGTCCACGACGGACTCGGAAGCGGTGGCGCGGGAACTCGCCACCCAGGCGGTGGCGGGACGGCTGGGGGCGTGCGCCCAGGTCGTCGGCCCGATCACCAGCGTCTACCGCTGGGAAGGCGCCGTGCAAACGGATCAGGAATGGCGCGTCGAGATCAAGACGACCGCCGCCCTCGTCCCCGCGCTGACCGAACGCCTGCGCCAACTGCACGGCTACGACCTGCCGGAGGTAGTCGCCACGCCGATCGTCGGCGGCAGCGCCGAATACCTCGCCTGGCTGACCGCCGAAACCCGTGGCCAGGACCCGGGTTCCTGACTAAAGTCAGGGAATGGAACTGAGCCGGCGCTTCGCGACGCTGACCACCGCCCACCTCGCCGACGCCTGCATCCGCGCCGGGCTGCCGGTGCGCTGCGCCCCGGCAGCGACGCGCGCGGTGGTGCCCGGCGGCCGCCTGTTCGGGCCGGCCGTCCCGGCGCGGCACGTCGGCAGCGTCGACGTCTTCCTGGAAGCCTTCGAGACCGCTGCGGACGGCGGTGTGCTGATCGTCGACAACGGCGGCCGCCTCGACGAGGCCTGCGTCGGTGACCTCGTGGTGCTCGAGGCTCGTGCCGCCGGGTTGTCCGGGGTGCTGATCTGGGGCCTGCACCGCGACACCGCGGACATCCGGGCCATCGGGCTCCCGGTGTTCAGCCTCGGGTCCCTCCCGACCGGCCCGCTCAACCTCGGCCCGCGCGTCGACGGCGGGCTGGCCGAAGCGATCGTCGGGACCTGGCGGATCGGGCCGTCGGACCTCGTGCTGGGTGACGACGACGGCGTCCTGTTCGTCCCGCTCGACCGCGCCGAGGAGCTGTTCGCGCTCGCCGAGGCGATCCGCGACACCGAACGCCGCCAGGCCGACCGGATCCGGGGTGGCGAGCCGCTGCGGGAGCAGGTGCGCTTCGCCGAATTCCTCGCCGCGCGGGAAGCGGATCCGGGCCTGACGTTCCGCGCGCACCTGCGGGCCGTCGGCGGTGCGATCGAAGAGTGACCACGAAAGTGTGATCGTTCACCCGACGGGGTAACCCGGGCCGGGAGGCGGGACCATGAACGCGCTCATCGGCTTCGGCAAGGACATCGAATACCACTTCGCGCGCGGGTTGCGGACCTACCTGGCCCGGGTCGCCCGCGCCGTCGGCGTCGGGTTCGAGTCGTGTTCGCTCGACCTCGACGTGCCCAGCTCCGGGTACGTCGCCCTCGACCGCACGCTCCCGGACCTCCCAGCGCACGACCTGGCTCTGATCTGGGACGAGGTGCACGGCTGGGCGGCGGAGATCGAACCCGCGAGCGGTGGCACCGGGAAGGTGCTCGGCTACCTCGGCGGCGCCGACGTCGTGCCGCCGCCGCGTGCGGTCGCCGGGTTCCTCGAAGCGCTGCGGGTCGCCGGGCCGCCCGCAGCCGCGTTCCCGCCGCCGGTGTTCCGGCGGGCCGGGCACCACGAGGACCTCGTCGACCGGCTGCCGGTCACCGGCCCGGAAGGACTGCTGCGGCCGAGCTCCGCTACTTGGTGAGCACAGGACGGGAGCGCCCCGGGCACCTAGGATGAGGCGGCCGAACCCCGTCCCACCGAAGGAAGCCCGTGACCGCCGATGCGCCCCACCCCGTCCGCGTCCTCCTCGTGGAGGACCACGACATGGTGGCGGAGGCGTTGCAGCAGGCCCTCGACCGCGCCGACGGGATCACCGTCGTCGGCCGCGCCCGCTCTCGGACGGAGGCACTGGCGGACGCCCGCGAGCACCACCCGGACGTTGTGCTGCTGGACCGGCGCCTGTCCGACGGCGACGCGCTCGGCGTCATCACCGACCTCGCGGCCGGCGGTGCCCGCGTCCTGGTGCTGACCGGCGACGCGACGCCGGCGATCGCCGCTCAGGTGGCGAAGGCGGGCGGTGCCGGGCTGCTGTTCAAGTCGTCGCAGCTGGGCGTGCTGGAGTCCGCCGTCCGGGACGTGGCCGCCGGCGCCGTGGTCTTCGAGCCGGACCTGCTGCCCGGTGTCTTCGACCGGCTCACCGGCCGCGTCCCCGCGGTCGGCACGGCCCTGACCGCGCGTGAGCGCGAAACCCTCGACCTGCTCGCCGAAGGCGCGACCACCGACGAGATCGCCCTGCGGCTCGGCGTGTCCCGCAACACCACCCGCAACCACGTCCAGCGCGTGCTGGAAAAGCTCGGGGCGCGCTCGAAGCTCGAAGCCGTCGCCGTGGCCCGCCGGGAAGGGCTCATCGGCTGATGCAGCTGCACTAACCGCGGAGGACGGGTTTGCATCTCGTGCGGGCCCGCGCGGTCGACGAGGCTGGAGGGTGTGGACGTCCATGCCCCCCTCACCGCGGAGTGCGCCGTGACCGGCTCGGCGGGCGGACTGGCCCTCGTGCGCCGGTTCACCCGGCTGACGCTGCGCGGGTGGGCGAGCGGCACCGCCGTCGACGACGCGCAGCTGGTCGTCACCGAGCTCGTGACCAACGCGCTGTGCCACGGCGTCGGCCGCCCGCTCCTGAGGCTGGCGCCGGCCGGCGGGCAGCTCCGCATCGAGGTCTTCGACGACGATCCGGCGCCACCCGTGCGCCGGCCCCCGGGTGCGGACGGCGGCTGGGGCCTCACCCTCGTCGAGCGGCTCTCCTCCGCGTGGGGGACCGCGCGCCACGGCCGCGGGAAGGTCGTCTGGTGCGCGCTGCCAGCGGCTTCGGCCGAACTCGCCGGGTGAGCGCCGCGGACCGCGCCGTGCCGGGCGGGTGGCGATCCGGCAGAGTTGCGGCATGGACGACGACCGGTTCCGCTTGCTGGTGCAGGGGGTGCTCGACTACGCGATCTTCATGCTGGACCCGCAGGGGCGGATTTCGAGCTGGAACGTGGGGGCGGAGCGGATCAAGGGCTACCGGGCGGAAGAGATCATCGGACAGCACTTTTCGGTGTTCTACCCGCCGGAGGACGTCGCGGCCGGAAAACCGGCCAGGGAGCTGGAGGTCGCGGCCGCGGAGGGGCGGCTGGAGGACGAGGGGTGGCGGATCCGCGAGGACGGCACCCGGTTCTGGGCGAACGTGGTGATCACGGCGCTGTACGACGATCGGGGTGAATTGAAGGGTTTCGGGAAGGTCACCCGCGACGTGTCGGACCGCCGGGCGGCCGAAGTCGCCCTGCGGGAAAGCGAAGAACGGTTCCGCCTGCTCGTGCAGAGCGTGGTCGACTACGCCATCTTCGTGCTGGACCCGCAGGGCCGGATTTCGAGCTGGAACGCCGGCGCCGAGCGGATCAAGGGCTACCGGGCGGAGGAGATCATCGGGCAGCACTTTTCGGTGTTCTACCCCGCCGAAGACGTGGCCGCCGGAAAACCGGCCCGGGAACTGGAACTGGCGGCCGCGGAAGGGCGGCTCGAAGACGAGGGGTGGCGGGTCCGCAAGGACGGCACCCGGTTCTGGGCCAACGTGGTGATCACCGCGCTGCTGGACGACCGGGGCCGGCTGCAGGGCTTCGGCAAGGTCACCCGCGACATGACCGAGCGCCGCAACGCCGAGCAGGCCCTGCGGGACCGCGGCCGACTGGTCGGGCACCTCGTGGAGGCCCAGGAGGTGGAGCGGCGCCGGATCGCCTGGGACGTCCACGACGAGTCGATCCAGTCCATGGTCGCCGTCGGCATGCGCCTGCAGCTGCTCGCTTCCCGGCTGCCGGAACCGGCCGCGGCCGCCGTCGGCGGGCTCGACGAGTCCGTGCAGGCCGCCATCGCCAGGCTGCGCGGCCTGGTGTCCCGGCTGCGGCCACCCGAGCTCGACCACCACGGGCTCGTCGAAGCGATCTCGGCCTACGTCGAGGAGGTCACGGGCCGGTGGGGACTGGCGCACTCGGTGCGCGACGAGCTCACCGACGAGCCGTCCCCGGAAGCGGCGACCACCGCCTACCGGATCTGCCAGGAAGCGCTATGCAACGTCCACAAACACGCCCGGGCCACCCGGATCGACGTCACGCTGTCCACAGTGGACACCGGAACCCGGTTGCGGATCACCGACGACGGGATCGGCGCGGCCGCGGGCGAGGCGGGGGCGGGTCACTTCGGGCTGGTCGAGATGTACGAACGGGCCGAGGCGGCGCACGGCTGGCTTTCGGTGACGAGCACGCCCGGACAGGGCACGACCGTGGAGTGCTGGTTGCCGAAGCTGCCCGACGTGACGGGACTCGAACCATGACCGAGCTGCGGGTGCTGATCTCCGACGACGACGTGATGATCCGCGACGTCCTGAGGGAGGTCCTCGAGGAGGAGCCCGACATCGCCGTGGTGGCGGTGGCGGCCGACGCCGACGAGGCGATCCGGCTCGCCGAGCGGCACCGGCCCGCGGTCGCCGTCCTCGACGTCCGGATGCCCGGCGGGGGCGGCGCGCGGGCGGCGCGGGAGATCGCCCGGTGCAGCCCGGGCACGGCGATCCTGGCGTTCTCCGCCTACGCCGACCGGGCTTCGATCGCGGGACTCGCGGCGGCCGGCGTCACGGAGTACCTGGTGAAGGGGGCGCCCAACACGGCGATCGTCGAAGCCGTCCGGCGGCTGGGCCGTCCGCCGTCGGCTTGAGCGGTCACGGCCGGACGTTCGCCGCGACGCTGTCGAAGTCCGTCGGGAGCAGCGTGAACAACCGCCGCACGGCGCGCGACGGCCCCGCTTCGACGCTGAGGCGCGCGCCGGTCGCGTCGGCGAGCAGCTGAGCCCGCAGCAGGGAGTTCAGGCCGGCGACGGAGAAGAACGTGACCCTGGAGAGGTCGATGACGACCTCTTCGATCGGCACGTGGACGCGGGACTGGAGGACTTCGTCCAATTTCCGCGCGGTGCCGAGGTCGACTTCGCCGGACACCTCGACGAAGACGGTGCGCGCGGCGGGGTGGCGCACGCGCACGGACATGTGGCCGCCGACCGTCAACCGGCCGGCGAGCTCGTGGTCGGCCGAGCGTGGTTCGGGAACCATCACGGCACACCCTTTCCTCGGGCAGCGGGGGCGAACCGGACGTTCGGGACGGGATGCCAAAGGCAGCCTGCCGGCCCGGAGCGCGGGAACGTCCGGCAGCGGCTGACGGCTCAACCGTGAACCCCCAGCATAGTGCATCTGCA encodes the following:
- a CDS encoding ATP-binding protein translates to MDVHAPLTAECAVTGSAGGLALVRRFTRLTLRGWASGTAVDDAQLVVTELVTNALCHGVGRPLLRLAPAGGQLRIEVFDDDPAPPVRRPPGADGGWGLTLVERLSSAWGTARHGRGKVVWCALPAASAELAG
- a CDS encoding response regulator transcription factor, whose amino-acid sequence is MTELRVLISDDDVMIRDVLREVLEEEPDIAVVAVAADADEAIRLAERHRPAVAVLDVRMPGGGGARAAREIARCSPGTAILAFSAYADRASIAGLAAAGVTEYLVKGAPNTAIVEAVRRLGRPPSA
- a CDS encoding RraA family protein; the protein is MELSRRFATLTTAHLADACIRAGLPVRCAPAATRAVVPGGRLFGPAVPARHVGSVDVFLEAFETAADGGVLIVDNGGRLDEACVGDLVVLEARAAGLSGVLIWGLHRDTADIRAIGLPVFSLGSLPTGPLNLGPRVDGGLAEAIVGTWRIGPSDLVLGDDDGVLFVPLDRAEELFALAEAIRDTERRQADRIRGGEPLREQVRFAEFLAAREADPGLTFRAHLRAVGGAIEE
- a CDS encoding PAS domain S-box protein — translated: MDDDRFRLLVQGVLDYAIFMLDPQGRISSWNVGAERIKGYRAEEIIGQHFSVFYPPEDVAAGKPARELEVAAAEGRLEDEGWRIREDGTRFWANVVITALYDDRGELKGFGKVTRDVSDRRAAEVALRESEERFRLLVQSVVDYAIFVLDPQGRISSWNAGAERIKGYRAEEIIGQHFSVFYPAEDVAAGKPARELELAAAEGRLEDEGWRVRKDGTRFWANVVITALLDDRGRLQGFGKVTRDMTERRNAEQALRDRGRLVGHLVEAQEVERRRIAWDVHDESIQSMVAVGMRLQLLASRLPEPAAAAVGGLDESVQAAIARLRGLVSRLRPPELDHHGLVEAISAYVEEVTGRWGLAHSVRDELTDEPSPEAATTAYRICQEALCNVHKHARATRIDVTLSTVDTGTRLRITDDGIGAAAGEAGAGHFGLVEMYERAEAAHGWLSVTSTPGQGTTVECWLPKLPDVTGLEP
- a CDS encoding nitrate/nitrite transporter translates to MTSTSCHPQLDRVIFLRSAPPRPSTAAWQLALLAAVQVCAMSVWFSASAVVPALRAEWGLSREHTILLTAAVQVGFAGGAVVSAALNLADRIPPHTLIAAGAMLAALTTAVLPWSAHGLVVPLRFATGFALAGVYPVGMKVVVSWFPRKRGLALGALLAALTVGSALPNLLAPLDWRAVLLCAAALATIGAAVSALFVREGPERAPSPPWRPRYLLRMVADRRQRLVCLGYFGHMWELYALWAWLPAYLAATGRPSGVTAFVVIGVCGAAGCLLGGALSDRCGRAVVAMGAMVVSAGCAVLSAAVAGTVLLLVWGVAVIADSGQFSAALAETADPRYVGTALTAMTAFGFLLSAGTIQLLPLLADAVGWRAAVPVLAVGPALGAAAMQRLRR
- a CDS encoding Hsp70 family protein, with translation MGYGLGIDLGTTFTAAAVDRAGHVEMVSLGDRTAAIPSVVLLRPDGSVLVGDAASRRAAVEPDRVTREFKRRLGDPTPVLLGGAPHSVASLMAHLLGYVVRTVAGQQGGRPDRITLTHPANWGPYKRELFAQVPKLTGIDHVGLITEPEAAAAHYAAQERLEEGAVVAVYDLGGGTFDATVLRKRNGGFEILGTPEGIEGLGGVDFDEAVFGHVDRALEGRLSQIDPDAPGAVAAVVRLRQECVLAKEALSADTEVAVPVLLPSVQTEVRLTRGEFEEMIRPSITATLGSLHRALRSANLRPADLGTVLLVGGSSRIPLVSQLVSAELGRPTAVDIHPKYGVALGAAALASGRSAVVQPPAPAPVVPSPREETRAMAMPEFGAGAPPPALGRGKPAGPGRRASRRGVVVGLCAIAVVAIGGVAVAVSSSGGGPSGSTPPPSTSPASDTASLVTLPPAETPQTTHATAAPPHTNPAATTRRKTPPRTTTPTKTTTPTTTTTPTTTATPTT
- a CDS encoding STAS domain-containing protein, translated to MVPEPRSADHELAGRLTVGGHMSVRVRHPAARTVFVEVSGEVDLGTARKLDEVLQSRVHVPIEEVVIDLSRVTFFSVAGLNSLLRAQLLADATGARLSVEAGPSRAVRRLFTLLPTDFDSVAANVRP
- the cutA gene encoding divalent-cation tolerance protein CutA; protein product: MAAEHVIVTSTTDSEAVARELATQAVAGRLGACAQVVGPITSVYRWEGAVQTDQEWRVEIKTTAALVPALTERLRQLHGYDLPEVVATPIVGGSAEYLAWLTAETRGQDPGS
- a CDS encoding response regulator transcription factor — its product is MTADAPHPVRVLLVEDHDMVAEALQQALDRADGITVVGRARSRTEALADAREHHPDVVLLDRRLSDGDALGVITDLAAGGARVLVLTGDATPAIAAQVAKAGGAGLLFKSSQLGVLESAVRDVAAGAVVFEPDLLPGVFDRLTGRVPAVGTALTARERETLDLLAEGATTDEIALRLGVSRNTTRNHVQRVLEKLGARSKLEAVAVARREGLIG
- a CDS encoding DUF6292 family protein, which gives rise to MNALIGFGKDIEYHFARGLRTYLARVARAVGVGFESCSLDLDVPSSGYVALDRTLPDLPAHDLALIWDEVHGWAAEIEPASGGTGKVLGYLGGADVVPPPRAVAGFLEALRVAGPPAAAFPPPVFRRAGHHEDLVDRLPVTGPEGLLRPSSATW